The proteins below are encoded in one region of Nitrosopumilus sp.:
- a CDS encoding glycosyltransferase codes for MKILFAGNIANVGYLNCKYLQKIGISADLLMESNPPSVYDPLKTDSSLNGKYPDWIKFYQQGKSGWKRRILKIMQDKKYDLIQSQYDFTIFAYISRKKYVPQIVGSDLSEIAFSNSLRGILMKRALRKPKTIFFTTPPDKVLLQKLNIHTGIFVPIMWDTDYFKPDDSNLNNNSTLTIFHPTNLNFKFKGNNILIEAFAEFIKNSPDSILTIIDRGVDSENTHRLVERLRLKNNVKFIKGPLNYEELRWQYIHADIIADQFILSGLGGIGCESLACGKPLLVNCPPDIYENLHDEDPPVLHCKNHKDILKNLQVLKDKEFRKNIGKRGREWVVKHHSPKSIIFKSISIYKKIIDGGNVNKIS; via the coding sequence ATGAAAATTTTATTTGCAGGGAATATTGCTAATGTAGGTTATCTAAATTGTAAGTATTTACAAAAAATAGGTATCTCTGCAGATTTGCTAATGGAGTCAAATCCACCTAGTGTGTATGATCCATTAAAAACTGATTCTAGTTTGAACGGGAAATATCCTGATTGGATAAAATTTTATCAGCAAGGTAAATCAGGTTGGAAAAGAAGAATTCTAAAGATTATGCAGGATAAAAAATATGATCTAATACAATCTCAATATGATTTTACAATTTTTGCATATATTTCAAGAAAAAAGTATGTTCCTCAAATTGTAGGAAGCGACCTAAGTGAAATAGCATTTTCTAATTCACTTAGAGGCATATTAATGAAAAGAGCACTAAGAAAACCTAAAACAATATTTTTCACTACGCCACCAGACAAGGTTTTATTACAAAAATTAAATATTCATACAGGTATTTTTGTTCCAATCATGTGGGATACAGATTATTTTAAACCAGATGATTCAAATTTGAATAACAACTCAACTTTGACAATTTTTCATCCTACAAATCTTAATTTTAAATTTAAGGGAAATAATATTTTAATTGAAGCTTTTGCAGAATTTATAAAAAATTCACCGGATTCTATTTTGACAATTATTGATAGAGGTGTTGATTCAGAAAATACACATAGGCTTGTTGAAAGATTGAGATTAAAAAATAATGTTAAATTCATCAAAGGCCCTTTAAATTATGAAGAATTAAGATGGCAATATATCCATGCTGACATAATAGCTGATCAATTTATTTTATCTGGATTGGGAGGTATTGGTTGTGAATCATTAGCATGTGGTAAACCACTTTTGGTAAATTGCCCTCCAGATATCTATGAAAATTTACATGATGAAGATCCACCAGTATTGCATTGCAAAAATCACAAAGATATTTTGAAGAATTTACAGGTTTTAAAAGATAAAGAATTCAGAAAAAATATAGGGAAAAGAGGAAGAGAATGGGTAGTTAAGCATCATTCTCCAAAAAGCATTATTTTCAAAAGTATTTCAATTTATAAAAAAATTATCGATGGAGGAAATGTAAATAAAATTTCATAA
- a CDS encoding UDP-3-O-(3-hydroxymyristoyl)glucosamine N-acyltransferase: protein MKKCEITVSQIVSFLGNNKKLKILNPKEKIKNFESIINAKKSYMTFCSILEEKGIKLITNSKATLIICHESLANQDSNLKSNIIYVKNPRLDFIKCLKKFFNDEQIMKGIHSTAILKTKDIGKNVYIGPYVQVGKNVSIGANTIIYGNVVIYDNVIIGKNVIIDSNTVLGTDGFGFERNKLKKLEKFPHFGGIVIGNDVEIGSNVSIDRGTIDDTIIGAGSKIDNLVHIAHNVKIGKNCLIIANSLIAGSCILEDNVHIAMSATIREGTKIGKNAFVGMGSVVTKNVPPNQTVYGNPARSINFIK from the coding sequence TTGAAAAAATGTGAAATCACAGTTTCTCAAATAGTATCTTTTTTAGGAAATAATAAAAAATTAAAAATTTTAAATCCAAAAGAAAAAATTAAAAATTTTGAATCAATCATAAATGCAAAAAAATCATATATGACCTTTTGTTCTATATTAGAAGAAAAAGGTATAAAATTAATTACTAATTCAAAAGCAACTTTGATTATTTGTCATGAAAGTTTGGCAAATCAGGATTCAAATTTAAAATCTAATATTATCTATGTAAAAAACCCAAGATTAGATTTTATTAAATGTCTTAAGAAATTTTTTAATGATGAACAAATTATGAAGGGTATTCATTCAACTGCGATTTTGAAGACAAAAGATATTGGAAAGAATGTTTACATTGGACCATATGTTCAAGTTGGAAAAAATGTTTCAATAGGTGCTAATACCATTATCTATGGAAATGTTGTAATTTATGATAATGTAATAATTGGTAAAAATGTCATAATTGATTCAAATACAGTACTTGGAACAGATGGATTTGGTTTTGAAAGGAATAAATTAAAAAAATTAGAAAAATTCCCTCATTTTGGAGGAATAGTAATTGGCAATGATGTAGAAATTGGTTCAAATGTTTCAATAGATCGAGGAACAATAGATGATACTATAATAGGAGCTGGAAGTAAGATTGACAATCTTGTTCATATTGCACATAATGTTAAGATTGGAAAGAATTGTTTAATTATAGCAAATTCCTTAATTGCAGGAAGTTGCATTCTCGAAGATAATGTTCACATTGCAATGTCTGCAACTATTAGAGAAGGAACAAAAATTGGCAAAAATGCCTTTGTTGGAATGGGTTCTGTTGTAACAAAGAATGTTCCGCCAAATCAAACTGTTTATGGAAATCCTGCACGTTCCATCAACTTTATAAAATAA